One genomic region from Microcoleus sp. FACHB-672 encodes:
- the ribD gene encoding bifunctional diaminohydroxyphosphoribosylaminopyrimidine deaminase/5-amino-6-(5-phosphoribosylamino)uracil reductase RibD, with the protein MMQRCFSLARQALGKTAPNPLVGAVVVRDGQIVGEGFHPGAGQPHAEVFALKAAGERAKGATIYVNLEPCNHYGRTPPCSEAVVAAGVAKVVVGMVDPNPLVAGGGIARLQQAGIEVVVGVEEAASLRLNEAFIHRIVHRRPFGILKYAMTLDGKIATSTGHSSWVTGTEARNEVQHLRAACDAVIVGGNTVRLDNPRLTSRHAGANNPLRVVMSRTLNLPAEAYLWETEAAPTLVLTQEGANPDVKQRLVNKGVEVVELIALTPAEAMAYLYDRQLLSVLWECGGTLAASAIADGAVQKILAFIAPKIVGGQMAPSPVGDLGLTKMVEALTLERVSWRPVGADCVVEGYLRGA; encoded by the coding sequence ATGATGCAGCGATGTTTCAGCCTTGCCCGACAGGCTTTGGGTAAAACGGCTCCAAATCCGTTGGTGGGGGCGGTGGTTGTTCGCGATGGCCAGATTGTGGGGGAGGGGTTTCATCCGGGTGCCGGTCAACCCCATGCGGAGGTGTTTGCCCTGAAGGCAGCGGGGGAACGGGCCAAGGGGGCGACCATTTATGTGAATTTGGAGCCTTGCAACCATTACGGACGGACGCCGCCGTGTTCTGAGGCGGTGGTGGCGGCAGGAGTGGCGAAGGTGGTGGTGGGAATGGTTGATCCAAATCCGCTGGTAGCTGGGGGCGGAATTGCACGGCTGCAGCAAGCCGGCATTGAGGTGGTGGTAGGGGTGGAAGAAGCGGCGAGTCTGCGGCTGAATGAGGCGTTTATCCATCGCATTGTCCACCGGCGTCCGTTTGGAATTTTGAAGTATGCGATGACGTTAGATGGAAAGATTGCCACGAGTACCGGCCATAGTAGCTGGGTGACGGGGACGGAGGCGCGCAATGAGGTGCAGCACTTGCGGGCGGCTTGTGATGCAGTGATAGTGGGGGGAAATACGGTGCGGTTAGATAATCCGCGCTTAACCAGTCGTCATGCCGGCGCAAATAATCCGTTGCGCGTGGTGATGAGTCGCACCTTGAATTTGCCGGCTGAGGCTTATTTATGGGAAACGGAGGCGGCACCCACTTTGGTATTGACTCAGGAAGGAGCCAATCCTGATGTTAAGCAACGGCTGGTGAATAAGGGGGTTGAAGTTGTAGAGTTGATCGCTTTGACGCCGGCTGAGGCGATGGCTTATCTCTACGACCGGCAGTTACTTTCTGTGCTGTGGGAGTGCGGAGGGACTTTAGCGGCTAGCGCGATTGCAGATGGGGCAGTGCAAAAGATTTTAGCCTTTATCGCTCCTAAGATTGTAGGTGGCCAAATGGCTCCCTCGCCGGTGGGGGATTTAGGTTTGACAAAGATGGTGGAGGCTTTGACTCTAGAACGGGTGAGCTGGAGGCCGGTAGGGGCGGATTGTGTGGTGGAGGGGTATTTAAGAGGGGCATAG